A region of Neovison vison isolate M4711 chromosome 7, ASM_NN_V1, whole genome shotgun sequence DNA encodes the following proteins:
- the LOC122914091 gene encoding olfactory receptor 52B4-like yields the protein MISLNHTAISHRVFYLLGIPGLEDQHRWISIPFIISYVIALLGNGLLICIIIIKSSLHEPMYLFLCMLAGADLVLSTCIVPQALAIFWFHAGEISLDQCITQVFFYSSTFISESGILLMMAFDRYIAICYPLRYTTIFTGALIGKVGMIIFLRSYGTIFPIIFLLKRLTFCQNNIIPHTFCEHIGLAKYACNDIRVNIWYGLFVIISTVVLDVLLIFVSYVLVLRAVFHMPSRDARNKTLNTCGSHVCIIILFYGPAISTSLIQRFGHHIPPHIHILLANVCILVPPMLNPIIYGIKTKQIREQVSYIFFPKQK from the coding sequence ATGATTTCTTTAAACCACACTGCTATTAGCCACAGAGTCTTCTACCTGTTGGGCATCCCTGGCCTTGAAGACCAGCACAGATGGATTTCGATCCCCTTCATCATTTCCTATGTCATTGCCCTGCTTGGGAACGGCCTGCTCATCTGCATTATTATCATAAAGAGCAGCCTGCATGAACCCATGTACCTCTTCCTCTGCATGCTGGCTGGAGCAGACCTTGTGCTCTCCACCTGCATAGTACCCCAGGCCTTGGCCATCTTCTGGTTCCATGCTGGGGAGATCTCTCTGGATCAATGCATCACTCAGGTTTTTTTCTACTCTTCCACCTTCATTTCTGAGTCAGGGATCTTGCTGATGATGGCGTTTGACCGCTACATTGCCATATGCTATCCCCTGAGATACACCACTATTTTTACAGGTGCACTGATTGGGAAAGTCGGTATGATCATCTTCCTGAGAAGTTATGGTACAATTTTCCCTATAATATTTCTTCTGAAAAGATTGACTTTCTGCCAAAATAATATTATTCCACACACCTTTTGTGAACACATTGGTTTGGCCAAATATGCTTGTAATGACATTCGAGTGAACATCTGGTATGGACTTTTTGTCATCATATCGACAGTGGTCTTAGATGTCctgttaatatttgtttcttaTGTGCTGGTTCTCCGTGCTGTCTTCCATATGCCTTCCCGAGACGCTCGCAACAAAACTCTCAACACATGTGGCTCTCATGTCTGCAtcatcatccttttttatggGCCTGCAATCTCCACAAGTCTTATTCAGCGGTTTGGACACCACATTCCACCTCATATCCACATCTTATTGGCTAATGTCTGCATTCTGGTTCCACCTATGCTGAATCCCATCATTTATGGGATTAAGACCAAGCAAATCCGGGAGCAGGTGTCTTACATATTTTTCCCAAAGCAGAAATAA